The following nucleotide sequence is from Megalops cyprinoides isolate fMegCyp1 chromosome 6, fMegCyp1.pri, whole genome shotgun sequence.
tttcaacggatgtagtaggtcatccGGGTACCGTTTGACTACTGTTAAATGCTtactgagtattcggacaccctacACAACTGTGACTTACTGCTTTTTGCGTACTATATAGTATAACAGAACGAGTATTCGGATGTAGCCTCAGACTGTCTCACCACTACACCCTTTTAGAGCTAAGCATCTATGATGTCACAATAGTCAGGCACTGTGGTGTTAGAATTTCAACAGTTGCTCTATTGCCCTTTTGAGCCGGTCCTGCCTCTCCACTAGGCGGCgcctgtgctctgctgtgtccTCCTTTTCTTCGGCCATGTGCTCCAAACCCTCTGTGTCCTGCAGTACGAGCAGTATCTCCGTCTGCAGCTTTGCCCCAGTCTCCAGCAGCATGTGGAAGCGCAGAATCATGGGCACCATGTCAGCCAGGCGACCTGAAGAGatctgtgcacacacattcacaagatTACTTTCAAACCAGATAAGTACCATGTTTTAAGTTTACTTTCTttattattacagaaaaaataagtgGAGATACACTTTATCACTAGATGTGCTAATTGAGGGATTCTTGTTGCTGGtttatttcacagtttgttGTGGAGTAAAGTTTGGTACCTTCAAGTACGTTTTCACATGCTTCATCAGATCTGAGAGCTCATTCCTCCTGCGGCCTTTGCCCCTGGCATTGTCGTCTTGAGCCTTCAGCTCATCCATCTTGTAGGAGTACGTCCCATCTTGGGTGTATACCATTTCCTCCATTTTGAACAGTGTCTTGATGAGCTCTGCTGAGTGTGCTTTTTGTGCCTGCTGGATCTGACTGCTTTTCTCCTGCACAGAGACATCAATGTTTTTAAGTGAACCGTGTCTTCACTGCCTCCCTTATGAGCCAGGGAGGGACTACATGAAAATGCCACAGTATTATATCGACAAACATGTCTATCAATGCAATCAACAATATCAACATCAttactgcttttttaaaagaaatttgtTACAAATGTATGATTGAATAATTGTTTATGGTTTGAGTTACCAGTACCTAATTTTTTGGAAACTGTTTATAAATTTATGACAGTATGCAAAAGAGGAAAGACAGTGGAAGAACATAAATATGCCATACATAGGGGTAATGATGGCTAATTGTGGCTAAACAAAGTCACACATCACTGTTCCACATCATACAGGCATAAATCCAAGCAAAAAATTCCAGATTCAGTCAGGAGGGGACaccatttgaaacatttatggCAACAGGACTCTCTGGATTTTTAAATCTGAAGCAGCTACATTTTCTGGGCTGAATTTAGAGTTGAacactttttcattatttaggtTTCCAGATCTCCTTTGATTTATAGATCTGGTTAGCTGCTCACAGCACTCAGACATGCACTGTGGGTACAACTAGACTAATCCATGGTTCAATTGCTTTCTTTGTCAGCAGTGATTCTTTTTCGCTGTTTATCAGTTTATAACTAGATTGTACATTTCTATGGAGCTATCCTTCTGTCAATATGATAGCTGTCAGCCCAAGTACAATATTCTTGTAGTTTTTACCAGTTTAATATGAGCATTTTGGTTGTTCTCACTATCAATGGTTTATTGCTTTATTGTTACTTTTAACATACCTATTACTATGCATGATTTTTTGTTAATTAGTATTCTGAGTGATCTGGTTATTGAGTGACCCATGTCgttttgcatgatttttttcataattgcaTTCAAGTCGTGCCCTGTTTTtctataataaaaaacacaccttgcatttttttttctttttacaccCTAATGAAGACACTAAGGCTAAAATACGGCAGTGTTTGACTTAGGTCAAACATGAACAtgccaaaagaacaaaaacactttaaattaGTCAGAAAGTGCCCCTCCATCATGTTTAATTCTTCATATTAAAGCGACCCTATCTGTTAGAGCACCTTCCGACTCATCTAGATGGAACTATGTGACCAGGACCAGAATCACAGCTCTGTCTAGCTGAAAGTGCCAGAAACCTTGTCTGTCTAACACCACAGCCTGTCATCTAAACATGGTTGGGATTTTGTTTATGAGTCACTCTCACATCCGAGCTGTGTCTACATTGTCTCTGCCATCTCTTCCTTTGCCAGAGACAGAGATTGTAATATTTTGCTCTCTGGACCTCAAGGTAGATTTGCAGCTAGGTGGCAAAGTGGTCAGAGCCAACTGTGCCAGCTGTTTCACAGTACTTTACACTGTCTAGAGTTAGCTTCCATTTACACCATTGGAAATGTAGCTGTTAAATAGAAGACTGAACCATCATGCTGAGCTCTCCTTTCAAATCACTGCATTAAAGTATACCGTGTTATGAAATTagttctgtttgtatttttgggCTATTGAGTTAGTGCTTTTGGATGAAACATTGGCACTGATTCACCTCTGGAACATAAGAGTGAATAATAAGCTATATGAAACACCTAGTGGTTTTTGTTGGGGGACATTATTTATGGGTATATGCGGGCATGGTTGTATGACCAGTGAGCACATTAGACAAATTATTTTATCACACTGATTGAgtgcattaatgcatttcatCTGTGCCTCTGAAAGACAATATTAGGCAAtttttgaagaaagaaaacattcacaaatacattgACAGCTCTATCAAATGTGATAAAGAAAGCACTTACACTGAGTTTACATGTGTATATCTCGAGTGTGAATAAACCCCATACTGCTTTTTTTATAATTGTACTATTGGTATGTTTtcataatatttaattaaactagtagcaaatgaaactgaaacatttaattCACAGATAGATTAGTTATCTGAGACACAGTAATGCTTAATTTTTCCTGTTTCATCAGCAACACTGAATAAAGTGAGATAAAGGAAAGGAGAaacctttgtgtgttttaggagGTTGGGCAGGGTTTTGAAATGCATGGTAGCCACCTCGATGAGGTCTTCCAGGACTTTATCTGTGTGAGGAACGGAGACACAAAGTACAACGCACCTCAGACTCAGAAATGGACCAGAACATACAAATCATGCAAACcattattaaatattgtgtACTACCATTTGATcccaatttacatttttctctaaACAAGGACAAATGCTTACCAGAAATGGCTGACAAGAGCTGAAAAGCATGAGGTTCCATCTCTTTAATAAGCCTTTGACACAATGCTTCAAATACACGGTAATTTTGGAATCCTGGTAGCTGCCTCCCTCGACTGATCTGGATAAACTCCTCAGCCAAGGGCTGCAGAGTGCTCTCAactgacaaaacacaacacacaagccAAAACACATCAGAGGAAACATCACCTTGCCATGCTTTATGAGATCAAATTAAAGCAAGAGGATGTGCTCACCGCCCACCTCTTTTTCTCAGGTCATCTGAAAATGAGAGGATGTACTCACTGTCCACATCTCTTTGTTCCAGAGTCTGGTGCCACTTCGAGAATTGGTCACGGGTGAAGCAGTAAAGTTTTGTGTCTTTTGCAAATTGCTTGGAAATATCGCCATTTGTCAGCGCTTGGATGTCATCCAAAAAGTCTTTGATTTTCTGCctcagaaaaaggaaaaagataaaaacataaattggTGCTCCTGAATGACTCTTGGTAAAATAACTTCCTCTAGTACACGCTGATTAGCCTTTATGAACCTGTGAAAGCTCACCTCAGTCAGGAATCTGGCGATCTCTCGGCTGCCTGTAGGAATATTCCCCATGAAGCTAAGTTCCTCTTCTACCTTCTGTAACTTCATGAAAATGTCTGCCTCTATAGTATTAAGTGAACTCTGttgtgaagaaaacagaatgatCTCTTATCTTGATCAACACTGCAAGgcacaataatgataatactaaCACACTTTACAAAGTGCTGCTCATGCAAAAGGCAACTACTTCACAATATTAGAATTAGAATATAATAGAGAAGAACAGAATCAACAGTATGGAAATGGATGTGGGGAGTTCACACCAACGTTCAGGTTCCTTATAATTGCAGTACTTTACTGGTATGCAGAATTTATGTAACAATCATACTGTTCATGTTTACCTTGATCAGAGTCAGGAGTTCCTTTGAAAGCTTCTCTGCAAGATTGTTTATGCCAGCCTGCTTGCTGTTGAGTAAATTCCTTTAAAGAAGTATTATGAAATTAAGCTATTGAACTGTGAGGCTTTGCTTACAACCAACATGAGTACAAGTGGTGCAATAACTGAATATGATACCTGAAATGCTGGTGTCCCTTGAAAAACGTCTTCTCCAAGTTGAGGGCATCAGAAAACGAGACTTTGTCTTGGATATCCTTTTGTCCTCGACAGCGGACAATGGTATATCCTTTCTTCAGGGGGATCAACTCGTTTCTAATGATGCTAAGGATTCTTTCCTCCATTCCCTTATCCACCAGGTCAGGCTTAGTGAGGACACCTAAGAGATGAATTAGAGGGACACTGAACAGTTGGTTTGGTCCCCATGAAAATCAGTCCCTCTTACAGACCTTCATACTTGGAATTTGTCACCATATTGTTACAGTCAAAATGAGTCTCCAAGTGAATACAAACAGGGGATGAGTACCCACAAAGCTACAAACACAGGATTAATCcccatgcaaacacaaatggaatcagTACCAATGCATCTACAGGCATGGAATATATCCCTATGAGTCAGTACCAAtggtcctctctccctctggatcAACCTCCTGTGCCATTTGCAGGGCCTCAGCGGTAGTGATGTCAGCAGTGCACGGGATCACCACCAGGTTTATGGTCTCCTTGTTCATGATGTACTCGTAAATTAAGCTCtttatctgaagaaaaaaaaaagaagaaaagacatTGTCACCAGCAGGACCAAACCAGCTCAGTGTGGGAGGGGTCTCTATGGAGCGAGGGGGATTGTAAGGGGTCCACTGTGgtagagggagtgggaggggccatCAGTGTGGGGAGGGCTGTGGAAGGGATTTCAGAGGACTTACCCGGGTGGCAATATCATCAGGCTGTCCCCCCATTGCCACCCGTGTGATTCCTGGCAGGTCGATAAGGGTGAGGTCTGGGGTGGTTTTGGATTTGATCTGAACAGTGATTCTTTCATGGCTGATCTCACAATTTTCCCCAGCTAACCGATTTTGAGCTGGGAAAAGCAAGTTGACAGAATTTCACAGTCATTATTTCACTGTGTACTATTAAGCTGACTGTTAGAGTATAAATTAAAATAGagatacaataaaacataataaaatcatGTCAAATTACCATTTTTGATCTCCTCACACACTTGCTCAGGAGAATCCAACTTTATACTTTTATGTCTGTATAATATCTCCCCCTCCCAGTCGGTGTCTTCACTGTTGATCAGGATAAGCTCCAGGGGACATCGAGTCACCACCCCTTTCATTTACAACACACCGAAAACCCAGCCAAggaaacatacataaaaaacaagttaaatGATGGGATCAAAAACCCATCTTTGAAACAACAAAGTCAGATTTTTGAAAGTACATGCAGATTCAGCTTGTTTAGACTATTTAATGCCTCAAATGTTAAGGTTATAGATCCTGTCCaaatatttttccaatttatAATGGCAATTTAAAGTGGGGACGTCTCTTCTCTGAAACCGGCTGCTTTGGCAGCTGTCTTTTTATGCTGTCACATCTCCTTTGGATCTTTTAAAATTATCAAAAACCAAACATATGTTAGTGGAATTTTGAAGAGAGTACATCACCTCTGTTCATTGTACAGTTCCATAAACTCTTAGAGAGCATAGACCTTTGTAAACTTCATAAAAGTATAAACTTTCAGACATATTTTATGTGAcacatatgtgtttgtttactcaGGTGTAATGACCACACACACTTATATTTCCTTTGATGAACAAAGGCAAATAGGTTTGCTCTGAACATCTACTGTGTTCAGATCTAGTTTCTCTGAATATAAGGAAAATGTTATATTTCCAAGAACTTTTGATGAACCCAgtataacataaatattaaattattattgtaagGTACTGATGTGGTTTCAGAGTACTGCTGTAGGTGGAGTTCTCAATGTATTCAATATGGAGGTAAATGCATATTTGACTGTGGGTGTACATGAACATACCAGTGCCTCTGGGCAGCTGGACACCAGACAAGGCCTCAAGCACAGAGCTTTTTCCTGAGCTCTGGTCTCCAATCACAGCGATGGTCGGTAAAGGTACGTCCTGATCAACACCAAGCCACCGCAATTGATCCACAAAATCCATAAAAGGACGCACCGTCTGCTCAAAATGATTTAGTAGTACAGCCTCCATGGCAGCACTGGAGAGGAAATACAATTGATAACTGTCAAATCACGTTTTCGTCGGTGAAAACGGAGACATTTAATTATATAGTTACCGTTTAAAGGTGTTTTGTCTAGTTTCCGTCACGTCTTCGTTATGTGGAAAAAGGTCGCAGACGAGTATAACTTATAAGAGCTTGATAACCTGCCCTCCACAGTCTTACATCCAAAACTTTCCTTTGTTCCTCATTGGCCTCCCAGCAGTGGAAGTTTGAAGCaaaagtcatttttcttttttaaattcaatgttTGGCACCATGTGAACACTATGAATGCAGGGAATGTTGTTCGTAGAGATGATTGCTACGCTCTGTGGGCACATTAGTATGATGAATATGTGGCTCTTAGTATAATTGGTCAACACTGTGATTCCAGGCGGATGTAAGCATACGTTACTGAAGCCCATCTATGGAGAGTCGTTAGACATCAGCCCTTGCGTTTGCGCCCCATGTACTGAGGAAGAATGAAACGAAACCAAACCAGAGAAACGAAACCAAACCAACCCATCATGCCAGAGTAATGAGGAGTAAAGAGGCCAATCCCTGCCGCACCCATTCCCAGTTTACCTCCAAATTCTCAAAAGTATTAAGAAAATTTTAAACCAtgcttttgaaattatttctgGCATTTCTGCGTGGTGTGATGGCCAGCtggtcatttcttttttcagagatAGAGACAAGGtgtaacataatttaaaatgtaccttCATTTTCCTAACATGAGCGAGCAAGCAATAACTATGTTTCACATTTCGTGTTTGAACAAGTTGTAACACCtccaatataaaatgtaattatttgtggTTTGCTGGCTGCGCAACTAGGAAAAAGTCAAGTTTGTGTCCAGCAAGTAAGTTACAGTTGGAGAGCTACCTGATTATaattaacaaaattattttagtcGTATAGTTGTAAAATTTAatgatataattttttaaatcaataatatCCAGTGTGTCCCATTCAGGGGTACAGGAGTACTCAATTACTCACTGAAATCCTAAGAAACAGAATAGCATTGTTAAGAATGTCATCTTGTTTAAGTCcattattaaatatattcagCTGGATGGGCATGCATGAAACGTAATTATATGCTGTTTGCTGTCACTGCAAtcaacatatatatgtaaataaataaaaggacaaGTGTGCGTCCAGCAAGTACGTTACAAGAAAGCTACCTGCCTTATTTGGAAAGCTACCTGAGTATACTTAGCAAAATTATTTTAGCCATATAGTtgtaatatacatacatacagaaaatgttataTTGTGGTTTTGTGGCTATCAGTTAGCCTATAACGTTTCTCTGACTCTGTACAATAGCCTGAGGGAACAAGCAGTCAGAAGAAACTCAAATAAAAcgaatgaaaacatttattaccTTTTTATGATTCTTTTCCAGATGATGTGATTTAAGAATGGGAAAAGATTGCACTCTGTAAGCTCATCCAAACCAAACTGACATCAAAGGCAACAGTGGAGTGTTTTATACCTATTCTGCCACACCTATGCAAATGTTGGCGATATGGTGACGTCAGTTGATGAGGGATATGTCATGATATGAGAATTATCTGCCAATCGCCAGCCTGATGCACTGTCATGTATTGTGGAAGTTACGGAGCGGGGCCaggatttaataaaaaaaaaaaaaaaaaaaaaaaaaaaaacacgtctgAAACCCAGTTCGGAGTTCCCGTGTCTGCTCCATTAAACCACATCGAAACAGGATTGCGATTTTTTCACCTCACCTGGGATTTTTGGTGGTTCGTTTGCTCTCCTCCTATCAAAGTTAACGTTGTTTTTATACACTCTTGATGGCATCGTCAGTGAGCAATATCATTTCTCACATGTTCATGTTTTACGATGAATATTGACGCATAAAGTCGTTCATATTGTTTTAATACGTGATTCTCCTGATAGCGAAGCTAGATAAACACTACGTACGCTATGTATTATCTGCATATTATAAAATTGATAGTTCCGACCCTTAATTATGATTGGCTGTTTAGCGTTCGAAGCCGTTGTATATTTCCCGTATACCTTCCATCTCACCGCATCACGTTCCATATTAATGCGCTGCAAATTGTTTCCATGCCAACTTGTTAAAAAGTGTTAACACCGTAACAGAATGTCAGAATAACAGAATCTACACCAATCACTGCTTGCGAAGCACAACGGTGCAAAAACTTTCTGATGCTGGCCTTCAAGCCAGAGTAATTATGTCGGTGACGGGGCATAGATGTGAATCGTCTCTGCAATCCTACTGGCGTCCAAACTTCAGTGCGAGAAACGCGTGGAGTAATATACTTGCTGGCACGCAGTCTCAGTTAAAGCGCACCGGCACTGAATTAAATGCCCCGATAACACCAAAGAGGAGCGCTAACCCGGACCATTACTTTAACCACTGTACCATAAACGGTGATATTCAGATTAATATTAAACATCCCTAAATGGCAATCCCCTTGGTGTCAGAGTGTCTTTATTTTGCAGATTTTACAGCACAGGttccagcgtgtgtgtgttgtttggcAACCATTCTGTCAGTAGCCTAACTCGCTAAAGCACTGCACTAGGCTAGTTGGCGGAAGAATGTATTTATTCGTcaatttttattcaaacaagtttttatcactgtttgttgattttataGAACTTTACAAGGTAAATGGTAACagttttataaaagcaataagCCCCGCGAGGCCGTAGGTTACGGGTATTATACAACAGCCAAGGGGGTTTTAGGTAAAACTAACGAGGTTGACATGGTTACAAACGGAAAAAACAGAGCTCTGCTTACTCGATGTGTTAGTGTGACGCTCTGTGTGGTTTAGCTCGCTGTGTTTGTTACCTCTTGagcaatgcattacatttattggtatttagcagacgcatccagagcaatttacataggttacagttttaacatgctatccatttatacagctggatatttacaacggcaactctgggttaagtaccttgcccaagggtacaacggcagtgccccagtggggaatcatAACTTTTAGTTATGAGCCGTATTAAACGAAACCACAGCAGAGGTGTGTGAGAAACCAAACCAACACATCATACCGGAGTAAGGATTAAGAAAACTTTACAACATGTGTTTGCAAAATTATTCCTGGCACTTGTGGGCCATCTggccctttctttttttcaaagacagagacaaggtTTAGCATAGTTTGAAATGTGCCTTCCTTTTATTAACAaaagtgggcaaacaacagCCATGTTTCACATTTACTGTTCTAAACAAGCTGTAACAACTCCAATATAAAACCACAGATCCCCAAATGATACGATGTGTGATCTGGTACATGAAGAATGATAACCCTCCTATTGCCACAGGAGGGCACGACACACCATTGAAAGTTCACACACACGCCAAAACAGTGAgttactgtacacatacacataataaAACACGAAACAAAGAATGTAGATATTTTATGTTCATGGTTATCACCATgattgtatgtttattttatgctcAAAGAAGAAACTCTGCCTAATCAACCTATATTAACAAAAAAGTGCCATATTTTCAATTATATTCAGGGAAAAATAGATTTTGAAACATATTAAGTGCACAATGCTTTGgctttatgtttatgttttacacAAAAACTGGATTTGATAAATTTGTTAGGaattcatttcataaatggGGATGTTATAtctctatatttatatatctgttTATCTTTCTCGCATACATGTTAGAACTTGGAAGGAAAACGTTCTCTTAATTTTGTGACTGGCttggaaaaaaagtatataaataatCAAACAGGATGAAGTTAGACAAAAAAGATGTTGTTagactattttattttaagctCTCAGTGAACTCAAGACTGTCTCACCACTACCCCCTTTTAGAGCTAAGCATCCATGATGTCACAATAGTCAGGTGCTGTGGTGTCAGAATTTCAACAGTTGCTCTTTTGCCCTTTTGAGCCGGTCCTGCCTCTCCACTAGGCGGCgcctgtgctctgctgtgtccTCCTTTTCTTCAGCCATGTGCTCCAAACCCTCTGTGTCCTGCAGTACGAGCAGTATCTCCGTCTGCAGCTTTGCCCCAGTCTCCAGCAGCATGTGGAAGCGCAGAATCATGGGCACCATGTCAGCCAAGCGACCTGAAGAgatctgtgcacacacactcacaatatTACTTTCAAACCAGCTAAGtactatattttacatttactttctatattattacagaaaaaataagtaGAGAGATACTTTATCATTAGATGTGCTAATTGAGGGATTCTTGTTGCTGGtttatttcacagtttgttGTGGAGTAAAGTTTGGTACCTTCAAGTACGTTTTCACATGCTTCATCAGATCTGAGAGCTCATTCCTCCTGCGGCCTTTGCCCCTGGCATTGTCGTCGTCTTGAGCCTGCAGCTCATCCATCTTGTAGGAGTACGTCCCATCCTGGGTGTATACCATTTCCTCCATTTTGAACAGTGTCTTGATGAGCTCTGCTGAGTGTGCTTTTTGTGCCTGCTGGATCTGACTGCTTTTCTCCTGCACAGAGACATCAATGTTTTTAAGTGAACCGTGTCTTCACTGCTTCCTAGGGAGGGACTACATGAAAATGCCACAGTATTATATCGACAAACATGGCTAATTTAGGGTTGAACACTTTTTCATTAATTGGGTTTCCATTGGAGATGTATAGATCTGGTTAGCGGCTTGCAGCACTCAGACATGCACTGTGggtattttttgctgtttatcagTTTATAACTAGATGGAACATTTCTATGGAGCTGTCCTTCTGACAATATGATAGCTGACAGCCCATGAACAATATTCTCATAGTTTTTTACCAGTTTAATATGGTCATTTTGGTTGCTCTAactattacattttacatatgtattattatgtgcaa
It contains:
- the LOC118778986 gene encoding interferon-induced GTP-binding protein Mx-like, with the translated sequence MEAVLLNHFEQTVRPFMDFVDQLRWLGVDQDVPLPTIAVIGDQSSGKSSVLEALSGVQLPRGTGVVTRCPLELILINSEDTDWEGEILYRHKSIKLDSPEQVCEEIKNAQNRLAGENCEISHERITVQIKSKTTPDLTLIDLPGITRVAMGGQPDDIATRIKSLIYEYIMNKETINLVVIPCTADITTAEALQMAQEVDPEGERTIGVLTKPDLVDKGMEERILSIIRNELIPLKKGYTIVRCRGQKDIQDKVSFSDALNLEKTFFKGHQHFRNLLNSKQAGINNLAEKLSKELLTLIKSSLNTIEADIFMKLQKVEEELSFMGNIPTGSREIARFLTEKIKDFLDDIQALTNGDISKQFAKDTKLYCFTRDQFSKWHQTLEQRDVDSEYILSFSDDLRKRVESTLQPLAEEFIQISRGRQLPGFQNYRVFEALCQRLIKEMEPHAFQLLSAISDKVLEDLIEVATMHFKTLPNLLKHTKEKSSQIQQAQKAHSAELIKTLFKMEEMVYTQDGTYSYKMDELKAQDDNARGKGRRRNELSDLMKHVKTYLKISSGRLADMVPMILRFHMLLETGAKLQTEILLVLQDTEGLEHMAEEKEDTAEHRRRLVERQDRLKRAIEQLLKF